The stretch of DNA TTGTTGAATAAAAGGCATTTTAGTTTTTATCATAAAGCGCTTTGTGATTTTTTATTATATTTTCTGCTATGTTGATTTGGTATTCATCTAATATTTCATGTGTATGGTCACTTGCAAGATTCAAATATTTCTTTTCTTTATATTGCAGATAAATATTTAAATAGTAAAGACACTTTCCATATATGGGTGAAATAGAATCAAAATTTATCTCTTGTTCCGATTTTATCCCTAAGCCTACTAAATATAAATCTATAATATTTTGTTCATACTTATTATTATATGTCTGTTTCATAGACTTTTGCATTACTTTACCATTTACGACACCATTTAAATAAACAACATTCCATTTAAACGTATCAGTTATCTCGAAAAATAATGCTTGATGATCATATAGGTTTAATGTCTCACTCGTGTATATAGAATGACTTAAATATGACTTATAGAAGTTGCTATTCTCTTTTTTTATTAATAACTCTAGAAAAGTATAACCATCATTACCTTTTATGAAGGGGAACAACGTGACAACCAAAATCACAATATTTAATATTAGAAACATATCTAAGTAAAAATTCTCAAAAATCAATTTAAATAAGCATACGATTACTATAGTAAGAACATTAAAGGTAGGACCTCCTAATGCATACCATATTAATTTCTCTACCTTTAAACCTTCTTTCCAATTGTCTTTATACATATTTGTTGCACCAACAGCTAAAAATACAGGATATGAAAAGTAAAAGTTATTTTTGATGAATATCACTGATACTAATGAAATCATGTATAGTGACATCCCCTGGATTTTACCTATGAAAAAATGACCTAACTCATGAATTATAATAACTAATAGGCCAATTAAAATAAGGTTAGAAATAAGAATAAGTGTATCATTCTTAGAAATATAGGAAATAAGGATAAGTAATATAAACAATATTTCGTAAAACAAGACATTATAAATAATGTTAATATATATTTTTTTCATAATTAATAAACCATTTCTCTAAGCTCCCAGCTTCATAAAGTTTCTCCTATAGTTTATTTTGTGAGTATTCTCTAATTATACGTGAGGGGTTTGTTTTTATAAAATAATATGAATATTTTATAAAAATCGATAAAAATTCAAGATGATTTGCCTCGGTTTTTTATTTTGAGAGTAAGGTTTATGTTCTAGCTTTTTTAAGTTAAAAGGTTTGAAGTGGTAGTAATGTCGGTGTAAGCGGGCGTTCTTTAGATGCATGTCTCAGCCAAAGACACGTGCACCAAACGTGATACAGTCAATAAAAGTGGTTAGATGTCACACGTGCCGTTGACTTAATAAAAAAAGAGATGCGTCTTTTAAGCTTTCATTTTTCAATAGGCATTTTGAAAGACACATCTCAATGTTTGATATTATCCGTTATGATGTTTATACAACCAGAGCACACCGGACTTCAATATAGAGGCTAAACGACCGGTCACTGTCGTATCCATGAGGTAAGCAAACCCTTTTTTCTCACCTAAAGAGCCGAGAAAGCCTTGAATTTTAATTTCAGGCATTTTTTCAGGTAAATTTTTACCCGCCCAAAGTGTTTTAAGGACCATCGCAATTTGATCCGCCTGTTCCTCTGCCAATTGTGCACTTGGCGCATGTGGTAAATTCGCACAGTCACCAACGACATACACATTTGGATACGTTGGAATTTGATGATATTGATTGACCATCACACGATGACTACGGCTTAGGTCGACAGGAAGATTGCGCACAATTTCAACGGGTTGAATTCCGGCTGTCCAAACGATGAGATCATGCTCGCTTTTTGTTTCTTTATTATAAAGTATACCTGGTTCAACTTTGACGATATCAGAATTAGGAACAACTGTTACATCATGTTTATCGAACCATTTTTTAACATAATTACTTAATTTTTCGGGGAATTGATTTAAAATGCGATCACCGCGATCATACAAGTGGATTCGAAGGTCACTGCGGCTCTCGCGTAATGCGCTCGCCAATTCGATACCACTTAAACCGGCTCCGACAATGCCGACTTTGGCATTCGTAGGGAGGTCAGAAATATCATGATACGTTTTACGTGCGTCGTGTAATGTTTGAATGCTGTACGTGTATTCTTGGGCACCAGGGACATTATGATACTTATCTTCACAACCTAAGCCGATAACAAGTTCATCGTAATCCACTTTCGTTT from Staphylococcus lutrae encodes:
- a CDS encoding NAD(P)/FAD-dependent oxidoreductase codes for the protein MKNLVLLGGGYGNMRIMSKILPDALPDDYSITLIDRMPYHGLKTEFYALAAGAKSDKEVRVKFPQHDRTHTVYGEITDIDLDNQIISVGQTKVDYDELVIGLGCEDKYHNVPGAQEYTYSIQTLHDARKTYHDISDLPTNAKVGIVGAGLSGIELASALRESRSDLRIHLYDRGDRILNQFPEKLSNYVKKWFDKHDVTVVPNSDIVKVEPGILYNKETKSEHDLIVWTAGIQPVEIVRNLPVDLSRSHRVMVNQYHQIPTYPNVYVVGDCANLPHAPSAQLAEEQADQIAMVLKTLWAGKNLPEKMPEIKIQGFLGSLGEKKGFAYLMDTTVTGRLASILKSGVLWLYKHHNG
- a CDS encoding site-2 protease family protein, whose translation is MKKIYINIIYNVLFYEILFILLILISYISKNDTLILISNLILIGLLVIIIHELGHFFIGKIQGMSLYMISLVSVIFIKNNFYFSYPVFLAVGATNMYKDNWKEGLKVEKLIWYALGGPTFNVLTIVIVCLFKLIFENFYLDMFLILNIVILVVTLFPFIKGNDGYTFLELLIKKENSNFYKSYLSHSIYTSETLNLYDHQALFFEITDTFKWNVVYLNGVVNGKVMQKSMKQTYNNKYEQNIIDLYLVGLGIKSEQEINFDSISPIYGKCLYYLNIYLQYKEKKYLNLASDHTHEILDEYQINIAENIIKNHKALYDKN